The Sphingomonas telluris genome includes a window with the following:
- a CDS encoding DUF4402 domain-containing protein — protein sequence MGRTFLVVVGLLIMGSAAPAFAAPVTANKQAKAVVDILPPIAVRKLQDLNFATLGVVAAGTATVNPNTDVMTTTGGVTWVGGTPYSAMFEAVAPTKSVVHIRVPRASIVVTRVGGTETMIVDTFTISGAANRNVVAKEPFAFSVGGTLRVNANQAEGTYVGTFDVDLQYN from the coding sequence GTGGGTCGTACCTTCCTTGTCGTTGTTGGGCTGCTGATCATGGGGTCGGCCGCGCCGGCTTTTGCCGCGCCCGTGACTGCGAACAAGCAGGCGAAGGCCGTCGTCGACATCCTGCCGCCAATTGCGGTCCGCAAGCTTCAGGACCTGAACTTCGCTACGCTCGGTGTGGTCGCTGCGGGCACGGCGACCGTCAATCCGAATACGGACGTGATGACGACTACGGGCGGTGTGACTTGGGTCGGCGGTACGCCTTATTCGGCGATGTTCGAAGCGGTCGCCCCCACCAAGTCGGTCGTCCACATCCGCGTCCCAAGGGCGTCGATCGTCGTCACTCGCGTCGGGGGCACGGAAACGATGATCGTGGATACCTTCACCATCTCAGGGGCCGCAAACCGTAACGTAGTGGCCAAAGAGCCGTTCGCGTTCAGCGTCGGCGGCACGCTCCGCGTCAACGCCAACCAGGCCGAGGGCACTTACGTCGGCACGTTCGACGTCGACCTTCAATACAATTGA
- the tldD gene encoding metalloprotease TldD, which translates to MLDPRKFLYRSLDPEEAKRLASKHLAHCDDGELYLQYSASEAFGFDDGRLKTADYNTGSGFGLRGVAGETTAFSHANEISAAAIDRAAATLKLLDPAKGQPAPPPARTNQAMYTSDDPLSAIPFADKVALCQTIDAAARARDPRVAQVAVSLAASWSVIDIVRADGFVAHDVRPLVRLNVQIVAQDGDRRETGYHGLGGRYLYDDLFKPETWNRAIDVALAQALTNLESVAAPAGEMSVVLGPGWPGVLLHEAIGHGLEGDFNRKGTSAFSGRIGERVAAPGVTVVDDGAIGSRRGSLTIDDEGTPTRRNVLIEDGILKGYIQDRLNARLMGVEPTGNGRRESFAHAPMPRMTNTFMLAGNDDPNELVSRVPDGIYAKSFGGGQVDITSGKFVFSCTEAYRIRGGRIAEPIKGATLIGNGPTVLTKIRGIGNDLELDEGVGICGKGGQSVPAGVGQPTLLIDGLTVGGTATA; encoded by the coding sequence ATGCTGGACCCGCGCAAATTCCTTTATAGGAGCCTCGATCCCGAGGAAGCGAAACGGCTGGCGTCGAAGCATCTCGCGCATTGCGATGACGGCGAGCTTTACCTGCAATATTCGGCCAGCGAGGCGTTCGGCTTCGACGATGGGCGGCTGAAGACCGCGGACTACAACACGGGCTCTGGCTTCGGTCTCCGCGGAGTTGCCGGCGAAACGACCGCTTTCTCCCATGCGAATGAGATCAGCGCGGCCGCGATCGACCGTGCGGCCGCGACGCTGAAACTGCTCGATCCGGCAAAAGGCCAACCCGCACCGCCGCCCGCGCGCACCAACCAGGCGATGTACACTAGCGACGATCCGCTCTCGGCTATCCCCTTCGCCGACAAGGTCGCCTTGTGCCAGACGATCGACGCTGCGGCACGGGCGCGCGATCCGCGCGTGGCGCAGGTCGCCGTCTCGCTCGCCGCGAGTTGGAGCGTCATCGACATCGTCCGCGCCGACGGGTTCGTTGCACACGACGTGCGTCCGCTGGTGCGCCTCAACGTCCAGATCGTCGCGCAGGACGGAGACCGGCGGGAGACGGGCTATCACGGGCTCGGCGGACGCTATCTCTACGATGACCTGTTCAAGCCGGAGACCTGGAACCGGGCCATCGACGTCGCGCTTGCCCAGGCACTCACGAACCTTGAGTCCGTTGCGGCACCGGCGGGCGAGATGTCCGTTGTGCTTGGTCCGGGCTGGCCCGGAGTCCTCCTGCACGAGGCGATCGGCCACGGGCTCGAGGGCGACTTCAACCGCAAGGGCACGTCGGCATTCTCCGGCCGCATCGGCGAGCGGGTTGCCGCGCCCGGAGTTACGGTCGTCGACGACGGCGCTATCGGCAGCCGCCGCGGGTCGCTGACCATCGACGACGAGGGCACGCCGACGCGCCGCAACGTCCTCATCGAGGACGGCATACTGAAGGGCTACATCCAAGACCGGCTGAACGCGCGGCTGATGGGCGTCGAGCCGACAGGCAACGGCCGTCGCGAGAGCTTCGCGCATGCGCCCATGCCGCGCATGACCAACACTTTCATGCTCGCGGGAAATGACGATCCGAACGAACTCGTCAGCCGCGTTCCGGACGGGATCTACGCGAAGAGCTTCGGCGGCGGGCAGGTGGACATCACCAGCGGCAAGTTCGTCTTCTCCTGCACCGAAGCCTATCGCATCCGCGGCGGCCGGATCGCCGAGCCGATCAAGGGAGCAACGCTGATCGGCAATGGGCCGACGGTTCTCACGAAGATCCGCGGCATCGGCAACGATCTCGAGCTCGACGAGGGCGTCGGCATCTGCGGCAAGGGCGGACAGTCCGTCCCCGCGGGCGTGGGTCAGCCGACCTTGCTGATCGACGGTCTCACCGTCGGAGGAACCGCAACCGCGTGA
- a CDS encoding GlxA family transcriptional regulator, whose product MDRQLKRVGMLLFEGSDLLDFAGPSSTFFSAARHLIRTGQADTLLYRIEPLSIDGGLIHTMQGVGIETAKAPKLAPGEFDTVIVTGGLVDHRTCDPRLIDWISRNHDKPRRIASVCCGAFLMAGAGILSGHPATTHWEDCARLQAEFEDIEVRPDCIYVQDGRLWTAAGISSGIDMALAMIEEDYGHALALLVARNLVVFLKRPGGQSQFSAPLQSQTAEGPLSSLLNWIVENPCEDLRTEALADRANMSLRNFYRAFEAATGTSPADWVETARVEIAKRLLEQTSEKVEQVAYKSGHSSYEAMRKAFAKRLGVSPAAYRSRFARIRPSAEETPALPAFYESYGLGTRTEAVQ is encoded by the coding sequence ATGGATCGGCAATTGAAGCGCGTTGGAATGCTACTCTTCGAAGGGTCGGACCTGCTCGATTTCGCAGGTCCGTCATCCACCTTCTTTTCGGCCGCCCGGCACCTCATCCGGACCGGCCAAGCCGACACTCTCCTGTACCGGATAGAACCGCTGTCGATCGATGGCGGCCTGATCCACACCATGCAGGGCGTCGGCATCGAGACCGCCAAGGCTCCCAAATTGGCCCCCGGAGAATTCGACACGGTAATCGTGACGGGCGGGCTGGTCGATCACAGGACCTGCGATCCGCGACTCATCGACTGGATATCCAGGAACCACGACAAGCCGCGCCGGATCGCGTCCGTCTGCTGCGGCGCATTCCTGATGGCCGGGGCCGGGATTCTGAGCGGCCACCCGGCGACCACTCACTGGGAAGATTGTGCGCGGCTGCAGGCCGAGTTCGAGGACATCGAGGTGCGGCCCGACTGCATTTACGTCCAGGACGGTCGCCTTTGGACCGCTGCAGGTATCTCGTCCGGAATCGACATGGCACTGGCCATGATAGAGGAGGATTATGGGCACGCCCTGGCGCTGCTGGTGGCGCGCAATCTCGTCGTTTTCCTGAAGCGTCCCGGCGGGCAGTCGCAGTTCAGCGCACCTTTGCAATCGCAGACCGCCGAAGGCCCGCTTTCGTCGCTCCTCAACTGGATTGTCGAGAATCCGTGCGAGGACCTGCGAACCGAGGCGTTGGCAGACCGCGCAAACATGAGCCTGCGCAATTTCTACCGGGCATTCGAGGCCGCGACAGGAACGTCGCCTGCCGACTGGGTCGAGACCGCTCGCGTCGAGATCGCCAAGAGATTGCTGGAGCAGACATCCGAGAAGGTCGAGCAGGTCGCCTACAAGTCCGGCCATTCGAGCTACGAGGCGATGCGCAAGGCTTTCGCGAAACGGCTCGGCGTTAGCCCGGCGGCATATCGCTCTCGCTTTGCGCGTATCCGGCCATCGGCCGAGGAAACGCCGGCGCTGCCAGCCTTCTATGAGTCGTACGGGCTGGGGACGCGCACCGAAGCCGTGCAGTAG
- the polA gene encoding DNA polymerase I, which yields MSEIETAEAPATEKTVTNHLYLVDGSSYIFRAYHRLPPLTNRHGMNVGAVYGYTAMLWKLADGLKQAEGPTHMAVILDASEHTHRNEMYDQYKAHRPPPPEDLVPQFPLIRVATRAFSIPCIEKAGLEADDIIACYVMAAKKAGWKVTIVSSDKDLMQLVEDGAVDMLDTMNDRRIDEAAVHDKFGVGPEKVGEVLALMGDSVDNVPGVPGVGPKTATQLIQDYGSVEGVLAAVEEIKKPKLKQNLIEHAEAARLSRELVRLVCDAPLPEPLDELILKGIPPEPLKEFLEDQGFKTLLNRMVGGGPTNTGATVRNDVMAALDRRPASKITEPDAPEKIEVDVSKYETVTDEAALDRWIAEARAQGYVAVDTETDCIDCIIAKLAGISLATGPNRACYIPVGHVGGDLLSETPNQLPLQLVLDRLKPLLEDPAVLKIGHNLKYDWVMFDKAGIDVAPYDDTMLMSFDLDAGRSFGHNLTDLAKSQFEHECISFKSLCGTGARQITFDKVPLKEATEYAGEDADIALRLWHRFKPRMTTENAERVYKRVDQPLIPVIGRMERRGVKVDRDYLAGLSKTFSEEISKLEERIYEAACGPFTIGSPQQLGDVLYGRLGLKGGRKGKSGHYSTDVNELERLASEGVNCARLVLDWRQLTKLRSTYTEALQSVINPETGRVHTSFSLTGAQTGRLSSNDPNLQNIPIRTELGRKIRDAFVAEPGYVLMSADYSQIELRIAAHMADVPQLKEAFREGADIHNITAEELFGSADRENRNKAKTVNFAILYGVSPWGLASRMGVPKEEGQAIIARYFERFPGIRQYIDDTLQFVRSHGYTKTLFGRKTHFYPNIKSPNPSIRGGAERAAINAPIQGTSADLIKRAMTRMDGALAEAGLDGVRMLLQVHDELVFEVPDGREQEAAEVVRRVMATAAEPAIKLDVPLDVEVGWGEHWGAAH from the coding sequence ATGTCCGAAATCGAAACTGCCGAAGCGCCCGCGACCGAGAAGACGGTCACCAATCACCTCTACCTCGTCGACGGGTCGAGCTACATCTTCCGTGCCTATCACCGCCTGCCGCCGCTGACCAACCGGCACGGCATGAACGTCGGCGCGGTCTACGGCTATACAGCGATGCTGTGGAAGCTGGCGGACGGGCTGAAGCAGGCCGAGGGCCCGACCCACATGGCCGTCATCCTCGACGCGTCGGAGCATACGCACCGCAACGAGATGTACGACCAGTACAAGGCGCACCGCCCGCCGCCGCCGGAAGACCTCGTCCCGCAATTCCCGCTGATCCGTGTCGCGACGCGGGCCTTCTCGATCCCTTGCATCGAAAAGGCAGGGCTCGAAGCCGACGACATCATCGCCTGCTACGTGATGGCGGCGAAAAAGGCCGGCTGGAAGGTGACGATCGTCAGTTCCGACAAGGACCTGATGCAGCTCGTCGAGGATGGCGCCGTAGACATGCTCGACACGATGAACGACCGCCGGATCGACGAAGCCGCGGTGCATGACAAGTTCGGCGTGGGTCCCGAGAAGGTCGGCGAAGTCCTCGCACTGATGGGCGACAGCGTCGATAACGTCCCGGGCGTTCCAGGCGTTGGTCCGAAGACGGCGACCCAGCTGATTCAGGATTACGGAAGCGTCGAGGGCGTGCTGGCCGCGGTCGAGGAGATCAAGAAGCCGAAGCTCAAGCAGAACCTGATCGAGCACGCGGAAGCGGCGCGCCTGTCTCGCGAGCTCGTTCGGCTGGTCTGCGATGCACCGCTTCCGGAGCCGCTCGACGAGCTGATCTTGAAGGGCATTCCGCCGGAGCCGCTCAAGGAATTCCTAGAGGACCAAGGGTTCAAGACCCTGCTCAACCGCATGGTGGGCGGCGGTCCGACGAACACCGGCGCGACCGTTCGGAATGACGTCATGGCGGCGCTCGACCGCAGACCGGCGTCCAAGATTACCGAGCCGGACGCGCCCGAGAAGATCGAAGTGGACGTCTCTAAATACGAGACGGTGACCGACGAAGCCGCGCTCGACCGCTGGATCGCCGAGGCGCGCGCGCAGGGCTATGTCGCGGTCGACACCGAAACCGATTGCATCGACTGCATCATTGCCAAGCTCGCGGGCATCAGCCTTGCGACGGGGCCGAACCGCGCCTGCTACATTCCGGTGGGACATGTCGGCGGCGACTTGCTCTCCGAAACGCCGAACCAGCTTCCCCTGCAGCTCGTGCTCGACCGGCTCAAGCCGCTCCTCGAAGACCCGGCGGTCCTGAAGATCGGCCACAATCTCAAGTACGACTGGGTGATGTTCGACAAAGCGGGCATCGACGTCGCACCATACGACGACACCATGCTGATGAGCTTCGATCTCGATGCGGGGCGCAGCTTCGGCCACAACCTGACCGACCTCGCGAAGTCGCAGTTCGAGCATGAGTGCATCAGCTTCAAGTCGCTGTGCGGGACGGGCGCGAGGCAGATCACCTTCGACAAGGTGCCGCTGAAGGAAGCGACTGAATATGCGGGCGAGGACGCGGACATCGCGCTGCGCCTCTGGCATCGCTTCAAGCCGCGCATGACCACTGAAAACGCCGAGCGCGTCTACAAGCGGGTCGACCAGCCGCTCATCCCCGTGATCGGGCGGATGGAACGGCGCGGCGTGAAGGTGGACCGCGACTATCTCGCGGGTTTGAGCAAGACATTCTCGGAAGAGATTTCGAAGCTCGAGGAGCGGATCTACGAAGCTGCCTGCGGTCCATTCACCATCGGCTCGCCGCAGCAGCTCGGCGACGTGCTCTACGGCCGGCTCGGCCTGAAGGGCGGGCGCAAGGGCAAGAGCGGGCACTATTCGACCGACGTGAACGAGCTCGAACGGCTCGCGAGTGAAGGCGTCAATTGCGCGCGGCTGGTACTCGACTGGCGCCAGCTGACGAAGCTCCGCTCGACCTACACCGAGGCACTGCAATCGGTGATCAATCCCGAGACGGGTCGTGTCCACACCAGCTTCAGCCTCACCGGCGCGCAGACGGGACGGCTCTCCTCGAACGACCCAAACCTGCAGAACATCCCGATCCGCACCGAGCTGGGCCGCAAGATCCGCGACGCCTTCGTTGCCGAGCCCGGTTACGTGCTGATGAGTGCCGACTACAGCCAGATCGAGCTGCGCATCGCCGCGCACATGGCCGACGTGCCGCAGCTGAAGGAGGCGTTCCGCGAGGGCGCGGACATCCACAACATCACCGCGGAGGAGCTGTTCGGCTCTGCCGATCGTGAGAACCGTAACAAGGCGAAGACGGTCAACTTCGCCATCCTCTACGGCGTCTCCCCTTGGGGACTCGCGTCACGCATGGGCGTCCCGAAGGAGGAGGGGCAGGCGATCATCGCCCGCTACTTCGAGCGCTTCCCGGGCATCCGCCAATATATCGATGACACGCTGCAGTTCGTGCGGTCGCACGGCTACACGAAGACACTGTTCGGCCGGAAGACGCACTTCTATCCGAACATCAAGTCGCCCAACCCCTCCATCCGCGGCGGGGCCGAGCGCGCGGCGATCAATGCTCCCATCCAGGGCACCAGCGCGGACCTCATCAAGCGGGCCATGACGCGTATGGATGGCGCATTGGCAGAGGCGGGTCTCGATGGTGTCCGCATGCTCTTGCAGGTGCACGACGAACTCGTCTTCGAAGTGCCCGACGGGCGGGAGCAGGAAGCGGCCGAAGTGGTTCGGAGGGTCATGGCCACCGCCGCCGAGCCCGCGATCAAGCTGGACGTCCCCCTCGATGTCGAAGTGGGTTGGGGCGAGCATTGGGGCGCGGCGCATTGA
- a CDS encoding ABC transporter ATP-binding protein codes for MDSQAAIRIESLCKTYAGGKRALDGVSFDVPRGQIFGLLGPNGAGKSTLINILAGLVVKSSGKASIWGFDIDEHPRNAKRSIGIVPQEILFDPFFTPREALEIQAGLYGIRPEQRRTMELLAAMHLTDKAEAYARTLSGGMKRRLLVAKAMVHSPPILVLDEPTAGVDIELRRQLWNYVRELNHNGVTVVLTTHYLEEAEELCDRIAIINHGKVVANEPTRTLVAKAQEKAVVVTFDHDLDSVPTHDCFENIRLVDERTIEITYRKDKCNAGDVLSAVQREGFSIVDVRTRDPDLEDVFLSLVAEQQAA; via the coding sequence ATGGACAGCCAGGCCGCCATCCGCATCGAATCGCTGTGCAAGACCTATGCGGGCGGGAAGCGCGCGCTGGACGGCGTCAGCTTCGACGTTCCGCGCGGCCAGATCTTCGGCCTGCTCGGCCCCAACGGCGCCGGCAAGTCGACGCTGATCAACATCCTTGCCGGCCTCGTCGTGAAGAGCAGCGGCAAGGCGAGCATCTGGGGCTTCGACATCGACGAGCATCCGCGCAACGCGAAGCGCTCGATCGGCATCGTCCCGCAGGAAATTCTGTTCGATCCGTTCTTCACGCCGCGCGAGGCGCTGGAGATCCAGGCCGGCCTTTACGGCATCCGTCCCGAGCAGCGCCGGACGATGGAATTGCTCGCCGCGATGCACCTGACGGACAAGGCGGAGGCCTATGCGCGGACTCTCTCAGGCGGAATGAAGCGGCGCCTGCTCGTCGCCAAGGCGATGGTGCATTCGCCGCCGATCCTCGTGCTCGACGAGCCGACCGCAGGCGTGGACATCGAGCTTCGCCGGCAGCTGTGGAATTACGTCCGCGAGCTCAACCACAACGGCGTGACGGTTGTTCTGACGACGCATTACCTGGAGGAGGCCGAGGAGCTCTGCGATCGCATCGCGATCATCAATCACGGTAAGGTCGTCGCTAACGAGCCGACCCGGACGCTCGTGGCCAAAGCGCAGGAGAAAGCGGTGGTCGTTACGTTCGACCACGACCTTGACTCCGTACCGACGCACGACTGCTTCGAGAATATCCGCCTGGTCGACGAGCGGACGATCGAGATCACCTACCGCAAGGACAAGTGCAACGCCGGCGACGTTCTCTCCGCAGTCCAGCGGGAAGGCTTCTCCATCGTCGACGTGCGGACGCGCGATCCCGACCTGGAGGACGTTTTCCTCAGCCTCGTCGCGGAACAGCAGGCGGCGTGA
- a CDS encoding UrcA family protein: protein MQMVKAALMSVALVAAPAFAQGESPVVVEGGVPTAVVTFADLDIGSPSGLATLSGRIHRAASRICFADGRTDLATRVAWSRCYDSAMMGAKAQLDRAIADSKQQLASSGAIKVAAR, encoded by the coding sequence ATGCAGATGGTCAAAGCAGCTCTCATGAGTGTCGCGCTGGTTGCAGCGCCCGCGTTCGCCCAGGGTGAAAGCCCCGTCGTCGTCGAGGGTGGAGTTCCGACCGCCGTCGTCACCTTTGCGGATCTCGATATCGGATCTCCGAGCGGCCTTGCGACGCTGAGCGGGCGCATCCATCGCGCGGCCTCGCGCATCTGCTTTGCGGATGGACGCACCGACTTGGCCACTCGGGTCGCATGGTCGCGCTGTTATGACAGCGCGATGATGGGCGCCAAGGCGCAGCTCGACCGGGCGATTGCGGACAGCAAACAGCAGCTCGCCTCCAGCGGAGCGATCAAGGTCGCCGCACGGTGA
- the nadB gene encoding L-aspartate oxidase, with protein sequence MSVTADVLVVGSGAAGLTAALNLAEHRKVAVIAKGALGEGATGWAQGGIAAVLEEGDSFEAHINDTIIAGAGLNDPKVVEHVVESAPRAIARLIELGVPFATEGDALHLTREGGHSHRRIVHVADATGAAVQQALESAALKHPNITLVPDMVAIDLITGRHAANFSTSGAVHGLYAYNRASRRVEALTARATVLATGGAGRTYLYSTAPRGATGDGIAMAWRAGCRISNMEMMQFHPTCLYNLQVKNFLITEAVRGEGGHLKIPGTGERFMPRFDERAELAPRDIVARAIDHEIKRLGLDFVHLDISHRDPDFVRGHFPNIYEKLLTLGVDMTKEPIPVVPAQHYTCGGVLIDLDGKTDAPGLYAAGEVTQSGLHGANRLASNSLLECLVFGEAAARDILANWDGLGDVPDVRAWDESRVTDSDEEVVIHQIWGEIRRFMWNYVGIVRTTKRLERAKRRIDMIRQEVADYYSHFRVAPDLIELRNLVEVADLIIRSALSRHESRGLHYTLDFPKTLPEPKDTILVP encoded by the coding sequence GTGAGCGTCACTGCCGACGTCCTCGTCGTCGGATCCGGCGCGGCCGGTCTGACGGCGGCTCTCAACCTTGCCGAGCACCGCAAGGTTGCCGTTATCGCGAAGGGCGCACTCGGTGAAGGCGCGACCGGATGGGCGCAGGGCGGCATCGCGGCAGTCCTCGAGGAGGGCGACAGCTTCGAAGCACACATCAACGACACGATCATCGCCGGCGCGGGTCTGAACGATCCCAAGGTCGTCGAGCATGTGGTCGAATCCGCCCCTCGCGCTATCGCCCGACTGATCGAGCTGGGCGTTCCCTTCGCAACCGAAGGCGATGCGCTGCACCTCACTCGTGAAGGCGGCCACAGCCATCGGCGCATCGTCCACGTCGCCGACGCCACCGGAGCCGCCGTCCAGCAGGCACTCGAGTCCGCCGCGCTCAAGCACCCGAACATCACGCTGGTGCCGGACATGGTCGCGATCGACCTCATCACCGGGCGCCACGCGGCGAACTTCTCGACGAGCGGGGCCGTGCACGGGCTTTACGCCTACAACCGTGCGAGCAGGCGCGTCGAAGCGCTCACCGCACGAGCGACTGTCCTGGCGACAGGCGGCGCCGGCCGCACCTACCTTTATTCGACGGCCCCGCGGGGGGCGACCGGCGATGGCATCGCCATGGCGTGGCGTGCAGGATGCCGCATCTCCAACATGGAGATGATGCAGTTCCATCCGACCTGCCTCTACAATTTGCAGGTCAAGAACTTCCTGATCACGGAGGCCGTCCGCGGCGAGGGCGGACATCTGAAGATTCCCGGGACCGGCGAGCGCTTCATGCCCCGCTTCGACGAGCGCGCCGAGCTCGCTCCTCGCGACATCGTGGCGCGCGCCATCGACCATGAGATCAAGCGGCTCGGGCTCGACTTCGTACATCTCGATATCTCGCATCGCGATCCGGATTTCGTCCGCGGCCACTTCCCGAACATCTATGAGAAGCTCCTGACGCTCGGCGTCGACATGACCAAGGAGCCGATTCCGGTGGTGCCGGCGCAGCATTACACCTGCGGCGGAGTCCTCATCGATCTCGACGGCAAGACCGATGCGCCCGGCCTGTACGCGGCCGGCGAAGTGACGCAGTCGGGCCTTCACGGTGCCAACCGGCTCGCTTCGAACAGCCTGCTCGAATGCCTGGTCTTCGGCGAAGCCGCAGCCCGCGACATCCTCGCCAATTGGGACGGGCTGGGAGACGTGCCCGACGTCCGCGCGTGGGATGAGAGCCGGGTCACCGATTCGGACGAAGAAGTCGTGATCCATCAGATCTGGGGCGAGATCCGCCGCTTCATGTGGAATTATGTCGGCATCGTCCGGACCACCAAGCGGCTCGAACGGGCCAAGCGTCGCATCGATATGATCCGGCAAGAGGTTGCCGACTACTACAGCCACTTCCGAGTGGCGCCGGACCTCATTGAGCTACGCAACCTGGTCGAGGTGGCGGACCTCATCATCCGCTCGGCGCTGTCGCGACACGAGAGCCGCGGCCTTCACTACACGCTCGACTTCCCGAAGACCTTGCCGGAGCCGAAGGACACGATCCTCGTCCCTTGA
- a CDS encoding MAPEG family protein, translating into MPVELHIAAWGAILLLVHIFAAVHLKTKQYGRDWNVGARDEAVPPLNPVAGRLARAQANFLETFPIAIVALLGVVIAGRTSAWTALGGWIWLGARTIYLPLYGFGVPVVRTAVFVISLVGLLMVLKPLLLG; encoded by the coding sequence ATGCCTGTCGAACTGCACATTGCCGCTTGGGGAGCGATCCTGCTCCTCGTTCACATCTTCGCCGCGGTTCACCTCAAGACGAAGCAGTACGGCCGCGACTGGAATGTCGGCGCCCGTGACGAAGCCGTTCCGCCGCTCAATCCTGTGGCCGGCAGGCTCGCGCGGGCGCAGGCGAACTTCCTCGAGACATTTCCCATTGCGATCGTCGCCTTGCTTGGCGTCGTCATCGCCGGCCGGACGAGTGCCTGGACGGCCCTTGGCGGGTGGATATGGCTGGGCGCGCGCACTATCTATCTTCCGCTGTACGGCTTCGGTGTGCCGGTCGTGCGCACGGCGGTTTTCGTGATCAGCCTGGTTGGCCTGCTGATGGTGCTGAAACCGCTTCTGCTGGGCTGA
- a CDS encoding zinc-finger domain-containing protein has product MDQDANSADALPPPEVFKVHTLQVACDGSGEVAPALGHPRVFLRIEPDLGFVECGYCDRRFVLEGGPADQPV; this is encoded by the coding sequence ATGGATCAGGACGCAAATTCCGCCGACGCACTGCCGCCGCCCGAAGTGTTCAAGGTGCACACGCTGCAGGTTGCCTGCGACGGATCGGGGGAAGTGGCCCCCGCGCTCGGCCACCCGCGCGTATTTCTGCGAATCGAGCCTGACCTCGGCTTCGTCGAGTGCGGCTATTGCGACCGGCGCTTTGTCCTTGAGGGGGGACCGGCGGATCAGCCAGTCTGA